TATGGTCATATTGGTCAAGCGGTTGCTAAAGCGGCACGTGCATTTGATATGAAAGTACTAATTGCAGAGCGACCTGACAGCCAGACAGTTCGCGAAGGCCGCGTCAGTTTTGACGATATGCTAGCTTATGCCGATATTGTTAGTTTGCATTGTTCTTCAACGCCCGCAACTCAAGGGTTAATCAATAGTGATCGCTTAGCTCAAATGAAACCCTCATCGATATTGATTAATACTGCCCGTGGCGACTTAATTGACAATAACGCACTAGCCAATGCATTGAGAACACAGCAGCTTAGTTACGCCATTTTAGATGTGCTTGATCAAGAACCCCCACCAAGCTCACACCCATTAGTTGCAGGAATGGTTAGCGGTGATATTCCCAATCTTGCTATCACGGGTCATATTGCTTGGGCAAGCCAACAAGCACAGCAACGCATTTTAAATATAGTTACGGCAAATATCGTAGGCTTTAATACTGGCAAGTTGATAAACAAGGTGAATTAGGCTAATGGATGCGCTGCCCAAGCAGTTTGATTACGCGAATAGCCAAACTCACTATTTAAAATTGCCAGCAATCTAACAAAGTAAAATCTGATTAAGAACACAAAATAGCCCAGAAAATTCATAGACTTTTTACCGACAGAAATTTATTCTTGCTGTAGTTTTACGTCCATCCTTTTCAACAGGTATTCCGAATGAAAAAGTACTTCACGGCACTGCTTTTTGCGAGCCTTAGCCTTTTAGTTGGTTGTAATGGCAGCTCAGGAGACAATCCCACCACCAATGAAAGCCAAACAGTCAATTCAATTACCCTAGCCATTTTGAATGCGTCCGGGCAAAGTCAACAAAGCTTTCAAGCAAATGATGAAGTACAGCTATTAGCAACCGTACTAGATAGCAATGGGCAAATCATCGCAGGCCGCAGTGTCAGCTTTGAAACCACCATCGGAAGCCTAGCCGTTAGCTCGCGCCTCACCAATGAACAAGGCCAAGCAAGTGTTACGGTCACTAATGTTGAGCTTGCTGCTGGCGCAGGTACAGCCACAGCGAC
This Thalassotalea euphylliae DNA region includes the following protein-coding sequences:
- a CDS encoding D-2-hydroxyacid dehydrogenase; translation: MMTTVFLDYGTFNSGLDVNSIRQVTEKLTLHEFTQPAEVISRAQHAEIIITNKVVLDAETLAKLPKLKLICVAATGTNNIDLDAAKQRQIEVCHAKNYAGPAIAQYVFSQLFKRFQNIEQHNYNVASGKWSTSQAFCLHDQPINELAGKTLGILGYGHIGQAVAKAARAFDMKVLIAERPDSQTVREGRVSFDDMLAYADIVSLHCSSTPATQGLINSDRLAQMKPSSILINTARGDLIDNNALANALRTQQLSYAILDVLDQEPPPSSHPLVAGMVSGDIPNLAITGHIAWASQQAQQRILNIVTANIVGFNTGKLINKVN